A window of Pyrobaculum aerophilum str. IM2 contains these coding sequences:
- a CDS encoding radical SAM protein produces the protein MYSYKCNFLCKHCSVGAGPFHDELLPIETIEKVLDQAYYISSIKVVAAAGGEPTLYLSHLRTLLKKAADLSFITRVVTNAWWASTPQRTYHFLDDLRALGLEELNISYDDFHDEWLSRYGGWRNIVNAVRAAVDLGLRTVIAVVRAKNSLITANVIRERLKLEGLDNKVLILEDFLSPTSRAKGLETVINVSGYGCGDVGHLSVHPNGDVAFCCGHIINDPESGWFTRIGNIYREISQTL, from the coding sequence TTGTATTCATATAAGTGCAATTTTTTATGCAAGCATTGCTCTGTAGGAGCCGGACCTTTTCACGACGAATTACTGCCGATAGAGACGATAGAAAAAGTACTCGACCAAGCTTACTATATATCTTCGATTAAAGTCGTTGCCGCCGCTGGTGGCGAGCCGACTTTATATCTTTCACATTTAAGAACCTTACTCAAAAAGGCAGCCGATCTGTCATTTATTACGCGTGTTGTTACAAACGCATGGTGGGCTTCAACTCCACAGAGGACGTATCATTTTTTAGACGATCTCAGAGCTCTAGGCCTTGAGGAGCTCAATATTTCATATGATGATTTTCACGATGAATGGCTCTCTCGCTATGGGGGATGGCGTAATATTGTAAATGCAGTTAGAGCCGCTGTTGACTTAGGGTTAAGGACTGTTATAGCAGTAGTGAGAGCTAAGAATAGTCTAATAACTGCAAATGTTATTAGAGAAAGGCTTAAATTAGAAGGCCTGGATAATAAAGTGTTAATATTAGAGGACTTCTTGTCACCGACGTCAAGGGCCAAGGGGCTTGAGACTGTAATTAACGTAAGCGGTTATGGGTGTGGCGATGTAGGACATTTATCAGTACATCCAAACGGTGACGTGGCGTTTTGTTGCGGTCACATAATTAACGATCCTGAAAGTGGATGGTTTACTAGAATCGGAAATATATACCGGGAGATCTCGCAGACATTATAA
- a CDS encoding DUF711 family protein — MHVRSITLHIMWNDDFSLVDKFLEVAETASPLTVRVSVAPTPPSKAEGVVKLLKDRGVKYISAIHIYYNAEEVYHYVSQYNIFATISDVVEYVKFLKILYTRGEVHLSRYVSLVLGGAVYNSPYFPASITTKKGISISLLYPNDLNNIDDVERALKKGEEIGRHIASIIGVEFLGVDGSLSPWGEESVAKAVERLFGVRLGEPGSHYAIRKLNNAIEEARVKKVGFNEVMLPLAEDEELKRLVKNGALNLDKFISYTSVCIPGLDMAPIRIKDWELLKRALYDLAAIAETKGRPIGVRIFPVDAEEYYIEGFGPTPALLL, encoded by the coding sequence ATGCATGTTAGATCTATTACGCTCCATATAATGTGGAATGATGACTTCTCGTTAGTAGATAAGTTTTTAGAAGTCGCCGAGACGGCATCGCCTTTGACTGTTAGGGTGTCTGTGGCTCCCACGCCTCCAAGCAAGGCCGAGGGGGTTGTGAAATTGCTTAAAGATCGCGGCGTTAAGTACATATCGGCTATTCACATTTACTATAATGCGGAAGAGGTGTATCATTACGTCTCGCAATATAATATATTTGCCACTATTAGCGACGTAGTGGAATATGTAAAATTTCTCAAAATTCTCTACACGCGCGGAGAAGTACATTTATCTAGATACGTCTCCTTAGTACTCGGCGGCGCTGTTTATAACTCGCCCTATTTCCCAGCCTCTATTACGACTAAAAAGGGCATTTCAATATCTCTGCTCTACCCGAACGACTTAAATAATATAGACGATGTAGAGAGAGCGCTGAAAAAGGGAGAGGAGATCGGGCGGCACATTGCGTCTATAATTGGCGTGGAATTTCTCGGCGTAGACGGCTCGCTTTCTCCCTGGGGAGAGGAGAGCGTCGCCAAGGCAGTAGAAAGACTCTTCGGCGTAAGGCTCGGAGAGCCGGGATCTCACTACGCAATCCGTAAACTAAATAACGCCATAGAGGAGGCGAGGGTTAAAAAGGTGGGATTCAACGAGGTGATGCTCCCCCTGGCGGAGGACGAGGAGTTGAAAAGACTTGTTAAAAACGGGGCTCTGAACTTAGATAAGTTTATCAGTTACACCTCAGTTTGTATCCCAGGTCTCGACATGGCTCCCATAAGAATAAAAGACTGGGAGTTGTTGAAAAGAGCTCTGTACGATTTGGCGGCTATAGCGGAGACAAAGGGCAGGCCCATTGGCGTTAGAATCTTCCCCGTAGACGCCGAAGAGTACTACATAGAGGGCTTCGGCCCAACTCCAGCACTCCTCTTGTAA
- a CDS encoding ASCH domain-containing protein yields the protein MIRHLMLSQKYVKALLDGRKRSTIRPGVLKVADRVYIHSMGKIVAIAEVEQVAYKRVSELTDEDAIIDGFNSRAELISYLKRRYPGLRDSAIVTIVKFRKVEKVDMPEDAHYGGMTPVEIATLALNRLKLSPREQRILKAVVEAGSLRKAALKIFGTVEKRGVIRRVLRKAAMMLTHGGLGGETESN from the coding sequence GTGATCCGCCATTTAATGCTCTCGCAGAAATACGTCAAGGCGCTACTTGACGGAAGAAAGAGAAGCACTATTAGGCCAGGGGTTTTAAAGGTGGCCGACAGAGTTTATATCCACAGCATGGGGAAAATAGTAGCAATTGCTGAAGTGGAACAAGTGGCCTATAAGCGGGTTTCAGAGCTTACTGATGAAGACGCCATAATTGACGGCTTTAACTCAAGGGCAGAGCTTATCTCCTATCTGAAGAGGAGGTATCCAGGCCTCCGGGATAGTGCAATAGTCACTATCGTAAAATTCCGCAAAGTGGAGAAAGTGGACATGCCCGAAGACGCCCATTACGGCGGCATGACTCCTGTGGAGATAGCGACACTTGCATTGAACCGCCTTAAGTTGAGCCCTCGAGAGCAGAGAATATTAAAGGCAGTGGTGGAGGCCGGCAGTCTCAGAAAAGCGGCCTTAAAGATATTTGGCACTGTGGAAAAGAGGGGGGTTATTAGAAGGGTTTTAAGGAAAGCAGCTATGATGTTAACTCATGGAGGTTTGGGAGGCGAAACAGAAAGCAATTAA
- a CDS encoding 6-carboxytetrahydropterin synthase, translated as MRTCVELRGSISVAHKPAFSPTWSRVHGHDYYITVGICKEGYHEVVVDASAAGDRFKELLAKLDGKYLASSSEQTPLSADEVYIVPCEAKGVSGECLAKHIADLMGATWVRVCESAYASPCFYFER; from the coding sequence ATGCGCACATGCGTGGAATTACGGGGCTCGATCTCAGTGGCCCATAAACCCGCTTTTTCGCCGACATGGAGTAGAGTACACGGCCATGACTACTACATAACCGTGGGGATATGTAAAGAGGGATATCACGAAGTTGTGGTCGACGCCTCTGCTGCCGGCGATAGGTTTAAAGAACTGCTTGCAAAACTTGATGGCAAGTATTTGGCTTCAAGCTCAGAGCAGACGCCTTTAAGCGCCGACGAGGTGTATATAGTACCTTGCGAGGCGAAGGGCGTCAGCGGCGAGTGTTTGGCGAAGCATATAGCCGACCTCATGGGCGCCACTTGGGTAAGAGTTTGTGAAAGCGCATATGCGTCGCCGTGTTTTTATTTTGAACGCTAG
- a CDS encoding class II aldolase/adducin family protein codes for MSIVDEFLKYTHLLYNRGHLTLLSGNVSVVVGELLIVTPTSYPKPFLEPGDLVWINFNGEVVRGSRKPTSEWRMHVAIYKRRSDVRAVVHTHDVLPVLLADRIDASLLSEAEAYLGSGISIVPYLPPGTAELAEAVAAALEKANVAILKRHGVVAVGRDLAEAVNRIEVVADLAKATFYKTLMDIVELWSVKKGV; via the coding sequence ATGTCAATAGTAGACGAATTCCTCAAGTATACACACTTGCTGTATAACAGAGGCCATTTAACTCTCCTCTCTGGAAACGTGTCTGTGGTAGTTGGCGAGCTCCTTATAGTCACCCCGACCTCATACCCAAAGCCCTTTTTAGAGCCCGGCGACTTGGTGTGGATCAACTTTAACGGAGAGGTAGTAAGAGGTAGCCGTAAGCCAACGAGCGAATGGCGCATGCATGTTGCTATATACAAGAGGAGGAGCGACGTGAGGGCAGTAGTCCACACCCACGACGTGTTGCCTGTTCTGCTCGCCGATAGGATAGACGCCTCCCTCCTCTCGGAGGCTGAGGCGTATTTAGGCTCCGGCATATCTATAGTGCCTTATCTCCCGCCTGGCACTGCGGAGCTTGCAGAGGCAGTCGCGGCGGCGCTTGAAAAAGCCAATGTGGCTATTTTAAAACGCCACGGCGTGGTTGCCGTGGGCAGAGACTTGGCAGAGGCCGTTAACAGAATAGAAGTAGTTGCCGATTTAGCCAAGGCCACGTTTTATAAAACGTTAATGGATATTGTAGAGCTATGGAGTGTAAAGAAAGGCGTTTAA
- a CDS encoding FumA C-terminus/TtdB family hydratase beta subunit has product MPTYYLKTPLTTEDVSKLRVGDTVYISGVIVSARDSAHKRMLEYVERGEKLPVDLKGGVIYHAGPVARKKDGGWEIISMGPTTSARMEAFQADVIEKLGVKLVVGKGGMGKRTAEAMRKHIAAYAIFTGGAGVLAAKAIKRVVDVHWLDLGIAEAMWVLEVENFGPLTVMIDSTGRNYYDELREEARAKVPEILSSIEWLH; this is encoded by the coding sequence ATGCCGACGTATTATTTAAAAACGCCCCTCACAACAGAGGACGTTTCTAAACTACGGGTGGGGGATACCGTTTATATAAGCGGGGTAATTGTCAGCGCCAGAGACTCGGCCCACAAGAGGATGTTGGAATACGTGGAGAGGGGCGAAAAACTGCCCGTTGACTTAAAAGGCGGCGTGATATATCACGCAGGGCCTGTGGCGAGGAAAAAAGACGGGGGCTGGGAGATTATAAGCATGGGCCCCACTACAAGCGCCAGAATGGAGGCATTTCAAGCGGACGTCATAGAGAAGCTGGGGGTAAAGCTTGTGGTGGGAAAGGGGGGCATGGGGAAGAGGACGGCGGAAGCCATGAGGAAACACATAGCCGCATACGCCATATTTACAGGCGGCGCCGGCGTGCTGGCGGCAAAGGCAATTAAGAGGGTAGTAGACGTCCACTGGCTGGATTTAGGCATCGCCGAGGCCATGTGGGTATTAGAAGTGGAAAACTTCGGCCCGTTAACTGTAATGATCGATTCCACCGGGAGGAATTATTACGATGAGCTGAGAGAGGAGGCGAGGGCTAAAGTCCCAGAGATTCTGAGCTCTATAGAGTGGCTCCATTAA
- a CDS encoding DNA double-strand break repair nuclease NurA, translated as METLDFWVEPDLIIALRHDVEKYAEKISKLRGVLEELSSLRKFVDVRRLGPARSLDVYAVDSSYGSPPLELIGGVFTVVAYGYVGISKGVQDRFLTGALYFSDGREGDISRFAALLEKRLAARLLEAKIRGEKQLDLLVLDGEIAIHPLPFNLAVKGGKYEEVNKVVNRLLRWAIESRTSVVAIAKRVRSRYLSVLAGRCLPVNDKITASAMLQPGEYFSIGKLRDLLPKWALIHYADCEGGGEKEAILKCYRGESAKLSPKGERLCRRLQEFDKNFDEVLTSATYPYLRGLGDVEVVYYVPPGHRTAVRVEVFDSGNIGVDKIVSFLASTASSITGYPQILDAVDQYVRVSPDLVEAVLTALLSKTPGALSYLMWPTNVQKRIAGRF; from the coding sequence ATGGAGACGCTTGACTTCTGGGTCGAGCCCGATTTAATTATAGCGCTTAGACATGACGTAGAGAAGTACGCAGAGAAGATTTCAAAACTGCGGGGGGTGTTAGAGGAGCTTTCCTCTCTTAGAAAATTTGTAGATGTAAGGCGACTGGGACCGGCGCGCAGTCTTGACGTCTACGCGGTTGACTCCTCCTACGGCTCTCCCCCGCTGGAGCTTATCGGCGGCGTTTTTACAGTTGTTGCGTATGGCTATGTGGGGATTTCTAAGGGGGTGCAAGATAGGTTTTTAACAGGCGCTTTATATTTCAGCGATGGGAGAGAGGGCGATATATCGAGATTCGCCGCGTTGCTTGAAAAACGCCTGGCGGCTAGGCTATTAGAGGCGAAAATAAGGGGGGAGAAACAACTTGACCTCTTGGTCTTAGACGGAGAAATAGCCATACACCCGTTGCCGTTTAACCTCGCAGTTAAGGGCGGAAAATACGAGGAGGTCAATAAAGTCGTAAATAGACTTCTCCGCTGGGCAATTGAAAGCAGGACGAGCGTTGTGGCCATCGCCAAAAGAGTGAGGTCTCGGTACTTGTCAGTCCTCGCCGGCAGATGCCTTCCAGTAAACGACAAGATAACGGCTTCCGCCATGTTGCAACCAGGGGAGTACTTCTCCATAGGCAAGCTGAGGGACTTACTGCCAAAATGGGCTTTAATACACTACGCCGACTGTGAGGGCGGGGGTGAAAAAGAGGCAATACTGAAATGCTACCGTGGCGAATCGGCGAAGTTAAGCCCAAAGGGCGAAAGATTGTGCCGCAGATTACAAGAATTTGACAAAAATTTCGACGAGGTGCTGACTTCTGCGACATACCCCTACTTACGCGGGCTGGGAGACGTCGAGGTTGTGTATTACGTGCCTCCTGGCCACAGAACTGCCGTAAGGGTTGAGGTTTTTGACAGCGGGAATATAGGCGTTGATAAGATAGTGTCTTTTTTGGCGTCCACGGCCTCTTCAATTACGGGATACCCGCAAATCCTAGACGCAGTGGATCAGTACGTCAGAGTCAGTCCTGATCTCGTTGAGGCGGTTTTGACCGCGCTTTTATCTAAAACGCCGGGGGCTCTCAGCTATCTCATGTGGCCCACAAACGTCCAGAAAAGAATAGCGGGGCGTTTTTAA
- a CDS encoding ATP-binding protein, producing MKEIGIVVSGSTIGSIPVQIYRSAEPYAVEEQLVGVVDRENPGEIIVGFLRRVTKLEPVIRDRVRTPYVDKPEMVDYGILLPYTSAIVKPYVAIREGKLTEVTNVVTPGSKVYLLNASVLEKAFRGDYIHVGEHKYSGWPLPLDARYITHHVGVFGATGVGKSRLVRALVNELASKGYKIIVFDHTGVDYAPYYTTVIKSSEIKIPQNILASVIAKVAQLQWQTHGEYLEIATMTYEGKWSKEAFIAHIRRVMKRLNARDSTIEKVELYLKQLVRSEFFEELNNRVKTPEEILSLEPSPIIVDLSFDTDLSVKQAIIASVIEAAWSKVKREKAPANTVFVIDEAQNYAPQTWTISKDAVETTVREGRKWGLSIVLASQRIAGDIDPSIRANLGTVFFSRLTAPTDVREISTYLDLADVNESVLAQLQPREFFVAGLMNPLRKPVLIKTREVA from the coding sequence GTGAAAGAAATTGGAATAGTTGTAAGCGGGTCTACTATTGGCTCCATCCCCGTCCAAATATACCGCTCTGCGGAGCCGTACGCAGTTGAGGAGCAACTAGTCGGCGTTGTGGATCGGGAGAACCCCGGAGAGATTATCGTGGGCTTTCTGCGCCGCGTGACGAAATTAGAGCCCGTGATTAGAGATAGGGTAAGAACTCCTTACGTCGACAAGCCTGAAATGGTGGATTACGGAATTTTACTCCCGTACACCTCTGCAATTGTTAAGCCGTATGTCGCAATTAGGGAGGGAAAGCTGACGGAGGTGACTAACGTCGTGACGCCGGGGTCTAAGGTATACCTCCTCAACGCCTCTGTATTGGAAAAGGCCTTTAGGGGCGATTATATTCACGTGGGCGAGCATAAATATTCCGGCTGGCCCCTTCCACTTGACGCGCGGTATATAACACACCACGTAGGCGTCTTCGGCGCCACGGGCGTCGGCAAGTCCCGACTTGTGAGGGCTTTAGTAAACGAGTTGGCCTCCAAGGGGTATAAGATTATAGTCTTTGACCACACGGGAGTTGACTATGCGCCGTATTACACAACAGTGATAAAATCGAGCGAGATTAAAATACCGCAGAATATACTCGCCTCGGTAATAGCCAAGGTGGCCCAGTTACAATGGCAGACTCACGGGGAATACCTAGAAATTGCAACTATGACCTACGAGGGGAAGTGGTCAAAAGAGGCTTTTATAGCCCATATTAGGAGAGTTATGAAAAGGTTAAACGCGCGGGACTCGACAATAGAAAAGGTGGAGTTGTACTTAAAACAGCTAGTGAGAAGCGAGTTCTTTGAAGAGCTTAACAACAGGGTGAAGACGCCGGAGGAAATTCTCTCCTTAGAGCCCTCCCCCATCATAGTGGATTTAAGTTTCGACACAGACCTCTCAGTGAAACAGGCAATTATAGCCTCAGTAATTGAAGCCGCGTGGTCAAAAGTAAAGAGGGAAAAGGCCCCTGCCAATACGGTCTTTGTTATTGACGAGGCGCAGAACTACGCCCCGCAGACATGGACGATTTCAAAAGACGCCGTTGAAACGACAGTCAGAGAGGGCAGGAAGTGGGGCCTTTCAATCGTGTTAGCAAGCCAGCGAATTGCAGGCGATATAGATCCCTCAATTAGGGCTAACCTCGGCACTGTGTTCTTCTCGCGGCTCACAGCTCCTACAGACGTGAGAGAGATATCCACTTACCTCGACCTAGCCGATGTAAACGAAAGCGTGTTGGCGCAGTTACAGCCCAGGGAGTTTTTTGTGGCTGGTCTTATGAACCCGTTGAGAAAGCCTGTATTGATAAAAACGCGGGAGGTGGCGTAA
- a CDS encoding flavin reductase family protein, whose protein sequence is MCERSPIPTPVFVIVVADHGAVVGWPVVIPGDQTIVGLPLHKSRRTLQLIRREKAFSINMVADADRAYEIFGKPGDKKLERWGAVADCKILPCKRLGDAARVVECLYEREVEVSDHVIVFCKAVISYGCGNYAVWDPCKA, encoded by the coding sequence ATGTGCGAACGGTCCCCCATTCCCACTCCGGTGTTTGTTATAGTAGTGGCAGATCACGGCGCCGTTGTGGGGTGGCCCGTGGTCATTCCGGGCGACCAGACAATAGTGGGCCTGCCGCTTCATAAAAGCAGGAGGACTCTCCAGTTAATACGGCGCGAAAAAGCCTTCTCGATAAACATGGTGGCTGACGCAGATAGGGCTTATGAGATTTTCGGCAAGCCCGGCGATAAAAAACTGGAAAGGTGGGGCGCCGTCGCCGACTGCAAGATACTGCCGTGCAAGAGGCTGGGAGACGCCGCCAGAGTCGTCGAGTGTCTCTACGAGCGGGAGGTGGAAGTAAGTGACCACGTAATTGTATTTTGTAAAGCCGTTATTAGTTATGGCTGTGGCAATTATGCCGTGTGGGATCCTTGTAAGGCCTAG
- a CDS encoding ubiquitin-like small modifier protein 1, with protein sequence MKIRVKFLATLYDLTGVMKTELEVPQGITVKSLIDILNEKFPKLKSELLEEGNQLKPMYNILVNGRAVEWLKGLDTELKEGDEVVFIPPAAGG encoded by the coding sequence GTGAAAATACGGGTGAAGTTCTTGGCGACTTTATACGACTTGACTGGAGTTATGAAGACGGAGTTAGAGGTCCCCCAAGGCATAACTGTGAAAAGTCTCATTGATATACTAAACGAGAAGTTTCCAAAATTAAAAAGCGAGCTACTGGAAGAAGGGAATCAGCTGAAGCCTATGTACAATATACTGGTGAACGGGAGGGCTGTCGAATGGTTAAAAGGGCTCGATACTGAGTTAAAAGAGGGGGATGAAGTGGTGTTTATCCCTCCTGCGGCGGGCGGCTAG
- a CDS encoding fumarate hydratase, translating to MLEAVLLKAAKEVVARASVGPALDINNALKKAYEIEEGEAAKLQLGAILKNIELSISENAAVCQDTGFPNFYIKLGDRFPIRSKIYDILTQAVREVTKGLPLRPNTVHPFTEKNPGDNTGVGAPWFEVELFDGDYVEFYYVPKGGGTELPSKAFTLPPGVAMKELPRLVLEAVIDAGPMPCPPVIVGVGVGPSVDIAAKLAKKAAVLRPVGSRHPEPEIAKMEEELLKAINKLGIGVHGVGGKVTALDVHIEYAYRHPAAFSIGIVFSCWATRRAGARVYPDGRYELL from the coding sequence ATGCTCGAAGCAGTCCTCCTCAAAGCCGCTAAAGAAGTCGTCGCTCGCGCCAGCGTCGGCCCCGCCCTAGATATAAACAACGCGCTTAAAAAAGCATATGAAATCGAAGAGGGAGAGGCGGCAAAGCTACAGCTCGGCGCCATATTGAAAAACATAGAGCTTTCCATCTCTGAAAACGCCGCAGTTTGTCAAGACACGGGGTTTCCCAATTTTTACATAAAACTAGGCGATAGGTTCCCCATTCGGAGTAAAATATATGACATATTAACCCAGGCAGTGCGTGAAGTGACTAAAGGGCTCCCCCTACGGCCTAATACTGTACACCCGTTTACAGAGAAAAACCCAGGGGACAACACAGGGGTAGGAGCGCCATGGTTTGAAGTCGAGCTTTTCGACGGCGACTACGTGGAGTTTTACTACGTCCCCAAGGGCGGGGGGACGGAGCTACCTAGCAAAGCCTTTACTCTACCCCCTGGAGTGGCCATGAAGGAGCTACCCCGCCTAGTGTTAGAGGCGGTAATAGACGCAGGTCCCATGCCTTGCCCCCCCGTAATAGTAGGCGTTGGAGTAGGCCCCTCGGTAGACATAGCCGCGAAGCTGGCGAAAAAAGCCGCCGTTCTCAGGCCAGTGGGCAGTAGACATCCAGAGCCTGAAATTGCCAAGATGGAGGAGGAGTTGCTAAAAGCAATTAATAAACTCGGCATAGGGGTACACGGCGTAGGCGGCAAGGTGACAGCGCTTGACGTCCATATTGAATATGCATACCGCCATCCGGCGGCGTTTTCAATAGGCATAGTGTTTTCATGCTGGGCAACCCGGCGGGCTGGCGCAAGAGTATATCCAGACGGGCGCTACGAGCTACTCTAG
- a CDS encoding radical SAM protein: MEVWEAKQKAIKVLEEKLEEEERTEARRDHHAKRPPRPCGITVHTGVGCPLACAYCYIYDMGFPGSVKPYKLTPLQIAYAIATNPYVAVGAWGTLVAVGSVTEPFLPETREKAVGYMRAIAEYLGNPIQISTKMLPPLELAEVQRGLDVLISVTDLEGRLEPKAPRPVDRLMAGAELLKRGISVTLFVRPIVPGVTDRELMRLLTAAREAGFRRVIFGTLRVTSGIAARLRAYGVNVMPYVKELHPTRQIPIKYPKDRLISAAKDLGFEVLPASCASNVRAHCQACALCRWGPCGDINKLRANLEDVMEYLEWRGYKHVDIEMRNLSIRVNVKIDRRDKIFLEQATRLPVETGRRD; encoded by the coding sequence ATGGAGGTTTGGGAGGCGAAACAGAAAGCAATTAAAGTATTGGAGGAAAAACTAGAAGAGGAGGAGAGGACCGAGGCGAGGCGGGATCACCATGCTAAGAGGCCTCCAAGGCCTTGCGGCATTACTGTTCACACAGGCGTTGGCTGCCCCCTCGCCTGTGCCTACTGTTATATTTACGACATGGGGTTTCCGGGTAGCGTCAAGCCTTACAAGCTCACCCCTTTGCAAATAGCTTATGCAATTGCAACAAACCCATATGTCGCCGTAGGCGCTTGGGGCACTCTCGTGGCTGTGGGATCCGTGACAGAGCCCTTCCTCCCGGAGACGAGGGAAAAGGCAGTTGGGTATATGAGGGCGATAGCCGAGTACTTGGGAAATCCTATTCAAATATCGACTAAAATGCTACCGCCCCTCGAGCTTGCTGAGGTTCAGAGAGGGCTTGATGTTTTGATAAGCGTCACTGATCTAGAGGGGAGGCTTGAGCCCAAGGCCCCGAGGCCTGTGGATAGGTTAATGGCAGGCGCCGAGCTACTAAAAAGGGGGATTAGCGTGACGTTGTTTGTAAGGCCAATTGTCCCTGGGGTAACTGACAGGGAATTAATGCGGCTACTAACAGCCGCGCGGGAGGCGGGATTCCGTAGAGTTATCTTCGGCACTCTGCGAGTGACAAGCGGCATTGCGGCCAGGCTTAGGGCTTACGGCGTAAACGTTATGCCGTATGTAAAAGAGTTGCATCCAACTAGGCAGATACCCATTAAATACCCGAAGGACAGACTCATATCCGCCGCTAAGGATCTGGGCTTTGAGGTTCTCCCGGCATCGTGCGCGTCAAACGTGAGGGCTCACTGTCAGGCATGTGCCCTCTGCCGCTGGGGGCCTTGCGGCGATATCAACAAACTGAGGGCGAATTTAGAAGACGTGATGGAGTATTTAGAATGGCGAGGCTATAAGCACGTAGATATTGAGATGAGGAATCTGTCAATACGCGTTAACGTAAAGATAGACCGTAGAGATAAGATATTTTTAGAACAAGCGACAAGGCTGCCTGTAGAGACGGGGAGACGCGATTAA
- a CDS encoding ribbon-helix-helix domain-containing protein, with product MEIERTVLTTVTLPKPLVRKIDRLVSRGFFPNRCEAVRYAVEKLLEKYGGPLE from the coding sequence GTGGAAATTGAGAGGACTGTGTTGACTACGGTGACTTTGCCCAAGCCGCTGGTTAGAAAAATTGACCGCCTAGTGTCTAGAGGGTTTTTTCCCAACCGTTGCGAGGCGGTGAGGTATGCGGTTGAAAAGCTGTTGGAGAAATACGGAGGGCCGCTAGAGTAG
- a CDS encoding DUF120 domain-containing protein, with the protein MECKERRLIGDLIALSYVEGLPVAEAAKRLCVTRQGLYKLLKQLRNEGYVAEGPLIKITQKGRDLLSSVLRDLLRYFNIASIRLIGRVISGLGEGAFYISLEGYRRAIEEKLGFTPFPGTLNIKLDPQYLPYRRYLDGLPGIVIPGFTNGLRTYGGVKAFKAKINGVEGAVVMPERTHHPTDVIEIIAPVKLRDALNLKDGDIVEVEILL; encoded by the coding sequence ATGGAGTGTAAAGAAAGGCGTTTAATAGGCGATTTAATAGCCTTGTCTTACGTGGAGGGGCTTCCAGTGGCTGAGGCGGCTAAGAGGCTGTGTGTAACGCGACAGGGGCTGTACAAGCTGTTAAAACAGTTGAGAAACGAAGGATATGTCGCAGAGGGCCCTTTAATTAAAATAACGCAAAAGGGAAGAGACCTCTTAAGCTCTGTGCTCAGAGACCTACTGCGCTATTTTAACATAGCCTCTATCAGACTCATAGGCCGCGTAATCAGCGGCTTGGGGGAGGGGGCTTTTTACATATCCCTAGAGGGATACCGCAGAGCAATAGAAGAAAAACTGGGCTTCACGCCATTTCCCGGCACTTTAAACATAAAGCTGGACCCCCAGTATTTGCCGTACAGAAGATATTTAGACGGCCTTCCCGGCATTGTGATCCCAGGTTTTACAAATGGGCTAAGGACTTACGGCGGCGTTAAGGCGTTTAAAGCTAAGATAAACGGAGTAGAGGGGGCTGTGGTGATGCCCGAGCGCACGCACCACCCCACAGACGTCATTGAGATCATCGCCCCAGTGAAACTGCGCGATGCGCTGAACCTAAAAGACGGCGATATTGTGGAGGTGGAGATTCTTTTATAG